A DNA window from Actinokineospora baliensis contains the following coding sequences:
- a CDS encoding GyrI-like domain-containing protein encodes MDKPVTDNYDVKKARPACYSAKPARFDVVDIPRMWFLMADGHGDPNTSPRYAEVVTALYATSYAVRAIAKAELGRVHTVGPLEGLWSAPDLAVFHSRDKDAWDWTLMIVQPDWITQEIVATATARTLEKTPTAHDVRFEALHEGTSVQTLHIGPYDDEGPTIARMHDEFMPAQGLAPRDRHHEIYLSDARRTDPAKLRTILRQPVRPTHARQGTSGQVAGPLRDNR; translated from the coding sequence GTGGACAAACCCGTCACGGACAACTACGACGTCAAGAAGGCGCGTCCCGCCTGCTACTCCGCGAAACCAGCCCGATTCGACGTCGTCGACATCCCCCGCATGTGGTTCCTCATGGCCGACGGCCACGGCGACCCCAACACCTCACCCCGCTACGCCGAGGTGGTCACGGCGCTGTACGCCACCTCGTACGCCGTGCGCGCCATCGCGAAGGCGGAGTTGGGCCGGGTGCACACCGTCGGGCCGTTGGAAGGGCTGTGGTCAGCGCCGGACCTGGCCGTGTTCCACTCCCGCGACAAGGACGCCTGGGACTGGACGCTGATGATCGTGCAGCCGGACTGGATCACCCAGGAGATCGTCGCCACCGCCACGGCGCGCACCCTCGAGAAGACCCCCACGGCGCACGACGTGCGGTTCGAGGCACTGCACGAGGGCACATCCGTCCAAACCCTCCACATCGGACCCTACGACGACGAAGGCCCCACCATAGCCCGCATGCACGACGAGTTCATGCCCGCCCAGGGCCTCGCCCCCCGAGACCGCCACCACGAGATCTACCTCTCCGACGCCCGCCGAACCGACCCCGCCAAACTCCGCACCATCCTCCGCCAACCCGTCCGCCCCACCCACGCCAGGCAAGGCACCAGCGGTCAGGTCGCCGGACCCTTGCGGGACAACAGGTAG
- a CDS encoding esterase/lipase family protein: protein MTGRALVLVLCLVSLVCAVPARAQTGQCGDAKSTAASSGQAKGKRPVVFVHGWTGDPMTDSARKLSDQLDGKISTYTFDYGKWSSYWAADPHIAPCLATYLGQVSAAHKKAGGDGKLIVVAHSMGGLAVRYALTPELAKVVPYVITLGTPQLGSPWGGEGGPSRLVEVFQHALGKKLPPADGRDGGKCLAEHTKGTPLPRGCGDLPPWLPAGVNLTQIGGDATVNRTFFGWTAYSIPLASDGVVPLSSAHGYPVSGPTGNTPVDSAKSFSRRDTCTVDFGFVNRAAHELSFVPASMALDYFTLQDLQKDRFSLPVQAYLGGVTIAAACSHVRLPTDQSAVKQAVEVIKAALADLSQGATKVVNVVGVDKAGNSASGWTIEGESTEVEYCTPSPASVGKDIVTCSPTAAGALACWVTPDRHTLLCGGYPWEKRLHKVVSSSEVPTTTPPTATEPWGVDLEDGAKCLLRNGGSWGGRADGYVGAYSCDRGESEFILVGPGDQVAVNRLSPVWTVQVGALGADGEAFPPPTTKKIRTAYFAAAP from the coding sequence GTGACCGGGCGCGCGTTGGTGCTGGTGTTGTGCCTGGTTTCCCTGGTGTGCGCGGTGCCCGCGCGGGCGCAGACCGGCCAGTGCGGCGACGCGAAGTCGACAGCGGCGTCGTCGGGTCAGGCGAAGGGCAAGCGGCCGGTCGTGTTCGTGCACGGCTGGACCGGTGACCCGATGACCGATTCCGCGCGGAAGCTGTCCGACCAGCTCGACGGCAAGATCAGCACGTACACCTTCGACTACGGCAAGTGGTCGTCCTACTGGGCCGCCGACCCGCACATCGCGCCCTGCCTGGCGACCTACCTCGGTCAGGTCTCCGCCGCGCACAAGAAAGCCGGTGGCGACGGCAAGCTGATCGTCGTCGCGCACTCCATGGGCGGGCTGGCGGTGCGGTACGCGCTGACCCCGGAACTGGCGAAGGTCGTGCCGTACGTGATCACGCTCGGCACGCCGCAATTGGGGTCACCGTGGGGCGGCGAGGGTGGGCCGTCCCGGTTGGTCGAGGTGTTTCAGCACGCCCTGGGCAAGAAACTGCCACCCGCCGACGGTCGCGACGGCGGGAAGTGCCTCGCCGAGCACACGAAGGGGACGCCGTTGCCGCGCGGCTGCGGCGATCTGCCGCCCTGGCTGCCCGCAGGCGTCAACCTGACGCAGATCGGCGGGGACGCCACGGTCAACCGCACGTTCTTCGGCTGGACCGCCTACTCCATCCCGCTGGCCAGCGACGGCGTGGTGCCGCTGTCCTCCGCGCACGGCTACCCGGTCTCCGGGCCGACCGGGAACACGCCTGTCGACAGCGCGAAGTCCTTCTCGCGGCGCGACACCTGCACCGTCGACTTCGGATTCGTCAACCGAGCCGCCCACGAGCTGTCGTTCGTCCCCGCCTCGATGGCCCTGGACTACTTCACCCTGCAGGACCTGCAGAAGGACCGGTTCAGCCTGCCCGTCCAGGCCTACCTCGGCGGGGTGACCATCGCGGCCGCCTGCTCGCACGTCCGGCTGCCCACCGACCAGAGCGCGGTCAAGCAGGCGGTCGAGGTGATCAAGGCGGCGCTGGCAGACCTGAGTCAGGGCGCCACCAAGGTCGTCAACGTCGTAGGGGTGGACAAGGCGGGGAACTCGGCTTCGGGGTGGACGATCGAGGGCGAGAGCACCGAGGTCGAATACTGCACACCCTCGCCCGCCTCGGTCGGCAAAGACATCGTCACCTGTTCCCCCACCGCCGCGGGAGCCCTCGCCTGCTGGGTCACCCCCGACCGCCACACCCTCCTGTGCGGCGGCTACCCGTGGGAGAAACGCCTGCACAAGGTTGTCTCCAGTAGCGAGGTCCCCACGACCACCCCGCCCACCGCCACCGAACCCTGGGGCGTAGACCTCGAAGACGGCGCCAAATGCCTCCTCCGCAACGGAGGCAGCTGGGGCGGCCGAGCCGACGGCTACGTAGGCGCCTACTCCTGCGACCGCGGCGAATCGGAGTTCATCCTCGTCGGCCCCGGTGATCAGGTCGCGGTCAACCGCTTGAGTCCCGTATGGACAGTCCAGGTCGGTGCCCTCGGCGCGGACGGCGAAGCCTTCCCGCCACCCACAACCAAGAAGATCCGCACCGCCTACTTCGCCGCAGCGCCATAG
- a CDS encoding dioxygenase family protein, with protein MLDEGKRVSRRTVVFGSLTLAGVVAACGGKESSTTTTAAAGADPATLLASATTCTLSPTTTQGPYYFDADKIRGDIREDRQGTRLDLALKVVDSEGCTPLKDVVVEIWHCDAGGLYSGAESQSTGGGGEGMPSGGMAPGALAPPSGAPGGGPGGPGGPPSGSGPGSGPGSGDMADLVPTDDKRYLRGAQVTDTDGVVRFTTIWPGWYRGRTVHIHAMVHLNNTKALTTQLMFEDSLNDKVYTAAPYSTHTGRDTTNDDDTIYNNSMLLTVQATTNAYLAAKLLGVDTDKDGA; from the coding sequence GTGCTCGACGAGGGGAAGCGGGTCAGCAGGCGCACGGTGGTCTTCGGCAGCCTCACCCTTGCCGGAGTGGTCGCGGCGTGCGGCGGCAAGGAGTCCAGCACAACGACAACCGCGGCGGCTGGGGCGGATCCGGCCACCTTGTTGGCGAGCGCGACCACCTGCACCCTCTCGCCGACCACGACCCAGGGCCCGTACTACTTCGACGCCGACAAGATCCGCGGCGACATCCGTGAAGACCGTCAGGGCACCCGGCTGGACCTGGCGCTGAAGGTCGTCGACAGCGAGGGCTGCACCCCGCTCAAGGACGTCGTGGTGGAGATCTGGCACTGCGACGCCGGTGGTCTCTACTCCGGCGCCGAGTCCCAGTCCACCGGTGGCGGCGGCGAAGGCATGCCCAGCGGCGGCATGGCCCCCGGCGCCCTGGCCCCTCCCTCCGGCGCCCCCGGCGGCGGCCCTGGTGGCCCAGGCGGCCCACCCTCCGGCTCAGGCCCAGGCTCTGGTCCCGGCTCCGGCGACATGGCCGACCTGGTGCCCACCGACGACAAGCGCTACCTCCGCGGCGCCCAGGTCACCGACACCGACGGCGTGGTCCGCTTCACCACCATCTGGCCAGGCTGGTACCGAGGCCGAACCGTCCACATCCACGCCATGGTGCACCTCAACAACACCAAAGCCCTCACCACCCAACTGATGTTCGAAGACTCCCTCAACGACAAGGTCTACACCGCCGCCCCCTACTCCACCCACACCGGCCGAGACACCACCAACGACGACGACACCATTTACAACAACTCCATGCTCCTCACCGTCCAAGCGACCACCAACGCCTACCTAGCCGCCAAACTCCTCGGCGTGGACACCGACAAAGACGGCGCCTGA
- a CDS encoding VOC family protein, with amino-acid sequence MACRISELVIEARDPELLATFWCAVLGYVELDREDGAIEIGPPGVGFGGPQPTIILSPNPEPRSGKYRLHLDVNPTDRDQDAELARLLQVGATPADVGQTGEEGWHVLADPEGNEFCLLRKRIPEL; translated from the coding sequence ATGGCTTGCCGCATCAGCGAACTGGTGATCGAGGCGCGGGATCCTGAGCTGCTGGCGACCTTCTGGTGCGCTGTGCTCGGCTACGTCGAGCTCGACCGGGAGGACGGCGCGATCGAGATCGGGCCGCCGGGTGTCGGCTTCGGCGGCCCGCAGCCGACGATCATCCTCAGCCCCAACCCCGAACCCAGGTCCGGCAAGTACCGCCTGCACCTCGACGTCAACCCCACCGACCGCGACCAGGACGCCGAACTCGCCCGATTGCTGCAGGTGGGCGCGACCCCCGCCGATGTCGGCCAAACGGGGGAGGAGGGCTGGCACGTGCTGGCCGACCCCGAGGGCAACGAGTTCTGCCTGCTGCGCAAACGGATTCCTGAGCTATAG
- a CDS encoding tetratricopeptide repeat protein, with protein MVEARNELHAATVANSVQAHTIGTVHLHQHTPVAIPRQLPMAPRGFIGRAEHLAELDARTGIVVISAAGGAGKTWLAVTWAHRNLDRFPDGQLAVDLRGFSPDEPQAPFDVLGCFLVALGIDPNPLDLDARGALYRTHTAGKTMLVLLDNAFSAGQVAPLLPGGDTCTVVITSRGRLTGLLARHGAHSLRVGMLTNAEARTLLTSAQVAPEAIADLTGLCRGFPLVLGLIAARVRTSADRTDLADDLTARGLDALADDDPAASLPTVLSWSLHRLTDEQRTVFGLLGVAPGPDTTATAVISLVALPAARVHGALAALEEASLVERHHGRYSMHDLVRSYAATTVTAGRRGAALSRLIDFYVRGAHTADRLLNPHGPVLHADPALPGVTPLRLPDSAAAATWFAVEHPTLLACQRTAARLGRHQAVWDLAWTLNNFHLRCGHLYDSLTSWQAALGAAAHLGEPAVLSRSHRCLGRAYSRLSRHTHALEHLNQALDLAVRHHDRTEQAHTHRVIAFLWGRLGDHRQALAHAHRSLDLYRTLNRPVWEADALNSAGWYSAHLGEFDAALDLCRAALALQRDQHDPDGEASILDSLGFIAHLTGDHRQALSYYNRALDRYRATGNTYFVAFTLGNLGHPHAALGQQDRARASWREALEMFEEQGRDTDAARLRHLLAP; from the coding sequence ATGGTCGAGGCGCGCAACGAACTGCACGCGGCAACGGTGGCGAACTCCGTGCAAGCCCACACGATCGGCACCGTGCACCTGCACCAGCACACGCCAGTCGCGATCCCACGGCAGTTGCCCATGGCGCCACGGGGATTCATAGGCCGCGCCGAGCACTTGGCCGAGCTCGACGCGCGAACCGGGATAGTGGTGATCTCCGCGGCGGGCGGTGCAGGCAAGACGTGGCTCGCGGTCACCTGGGCGCACCGCAACCTCGACCGGTTCCCCGATGGCCAGCTCGCCGTGGACCTGCGTGGCTTCAGCCCCGACGAGCCCCAGGCCCCTTTCGACGTGCTTGGCTGCTTCCTGGTCGCCCTCGGGATAGACCCGAACCCCCTCGACCTCGACGCCAGGGGCGCGCTCTACCGCACCCACACAGCGGGCAAGACGATGCTCGTCCTGCTGGACAACGCCTTCTCCGCAGGACAAGTCGCGCCCCTGCTGCCCGGGGGCGACACCTGCACGGTTGTGATCACCAGCCGTGGCAGGCTCACCGGCCTCCTCGCCCGCCACGGCGCGCACTCCCTGCGCGTCGGCATGCTCACCAACGCCGAAGCCCGCACACTGCTCACCTCGGCACAGGTCGCCCCCGAGGCCATCGCCGACCTCACCGGACTGTGCCGCGGGTTTCCCCTGGTGCTGGGCTTGATCGCCGCGCGCGTCCGCACCAGCGCTGACCGAACCGACCTCGCCGACGACTTGACCGCGCGTGGTCTGGACGCCCTCGCCGACGACGACCCCGCCGCCAGTCTGCCGACCGTCCTGTCGTGGTCCCTGCACCGCCTCACCGACGAACAGCGCACCGTCTTCGGCCTACTGGGCGTCGCCCCCGGACCCGACACGACCGCGACCGCCGTGATCTCCCTCGTTGCCCTGCCCGCAGCTCGGGTACACGGGGCCCTAGCGGCGCTGGAGGAGGCGTCGCTGGTCGAGCGGCATCACGGCAGGTACTCGATGCACGACCTCGTCCGTTCCTACGCCGCCACGACCGTCACCGCCGGGCGCCGAGGGGCGGCCCTGAGCAGGTTGATCGACTTCTACGTGCGCGGCGCCCACACAGCCGACCGCCTCCTCAACCCCCACGGCCCCGTCCTCCACGCCGATCCGGCCCTACCCGGCGTCACCCCACTCCGATTACCCGACTCCGCGGCGGCCGCGACCTGGTTCGCGGTGGAGCACCCCACGCTGCTCGCCTGCCAGCGCACCGCCGCCCGACTCGGCCGCCACCAAGCCGTCTGGGACCTGGCGTGGACACTGAACAACTTCCACCTCCGGTGCGGGCACCTCTACGACAGCCTCACGTCCTGGCAAGCCGCCCTCGGCGCGGCCGCGCATCTGGGCGAACCGGCTGTGCTGAGCCGCAGCCACCGGTGCCTTGGCCGCGCGTACTCGCGCCTGAGCAGGCACACCCACGCTCTCGAACACCTCAACCAGGCCCTCGACCTCGCCGTGCGCCATCACGACCGCACCGAGCAGGCCCACACCCACCGGGTGATCGCCTTCCTCTGGGGACGCCTCGGTGACCACCGGCAAGCCCTTGCCCACGCCCACCGTTCCCTCGACCTCTACCGCACCCTCAACCGGCCGGTGTGGGAGGCCGACGCTCTCAACTCCGCAGGGTGGTACAGCGCACACCTCGGCGAGTTCGACGCGGCGCTCGACCTTTGCCGCGCCGCTCTCGCCCTGCAGCGAGACCAGCACGATCCCGATGGCGAGGCATCCATCCTGGACAGCCTTGGCTTCATCGCCCACCTTACCGGCGACCACCGGCAAGCCCTCTCCTACTACAACCGGGCCCTTGATCGGTACCGCGCCACTGGCAACACCTACTTTGTCGCTTTCACCCTAGGCAACCTTGGTCATCCCCATGCCGCTCTAGGCCAACAGGATCGAGCTCGTGCGAGCTGGCGTGAAGCTCTTGAGATGTTCGAAGAGCAAGGTCGCGACACGGACGCTGCCCGCCTCCGACACCTACTCGCCCCCTGA